One part of the Microvirga sp. TS319 genome encodes these proteins:
- a CDS encoding amino acid ABC transporter permease, producing MNDVSAIPNSGSPRPSLATGALPASQIMLWLRRRIFASWRDAVLSLAVVIVLGGIVWTIVPWALVNATWSGTSRADCTQEGACWAFVVAKAPQFIYGFYPPLERWRPDIAFALLIAGLIWLMVPRIPGKAYAGFFMAVILPVITFFLLRGGFAGLPFVPSDQWGGLLLTMILAVSGITFSLPLGVLFALGRRSRLPLIRWFCIGFIELCRGVPFLTVLFMAIVMLPFFLPLGMKPDPLALAVVGIIFYEAAYMAEVVRGGLQALPKGQYEAAMALGFGYWRTMLYIILPQAVRKVIPGVVNTTISLLKNTTLVMVVGLFDLLNIVSAGVSDPLWAGSQAEGYFIVGLVFWLMSFGLSCYSRAIEAGFARAERT from the coding sequence GTGAACGACGTATCCGCCATCCCCAATTCCGGCAGTCCCCGACCATCCCTAGCAACGGGAGCCTTGCCGGCTTCTCAAATCATGCTCTGGTTGCGCCGCCGGATTTTTGCTTCCTGGCGCGACGCGGTTCTATCTCTAGCCGTCGTCATAGTGCTCGGGGGTATCGTTTGGACGATTGTGCCCTGGGCGCTGGTTAATGCCACGTGGAGTGGCACCAGTCGAGCGGATTGCACCCAAGAGGGCGCGTGCTGGGCTTTTGTCGTCGCCAAGGCCCCGCAGTTCATTTACGGGTTCTATCCGCCTTTGGAGCGCTGGCGGCCGGACATCGCCTTTGCATTGTTGATAGCCGGTCTCATCTGGCTGATGGTGCCGCGGATCCCGGGCAAGGCTTATGCCGGCTTCTTCATGGCTGTCATTCTTCCGGTTATAACATTTTTCCTACTACGCGGTGGCTTCGCCGGCTTGCCGTTCGTTCCGAGCGATCAATGGGGCGGCCTGCTCCTGACGATGATTCTCGCAGTGTCTGGCATTACCTTCTCGTTGCCTCTCGGCGTTCTCTTCGCACTGGGCCGGCGGAGCCGATTGCCACTTATCCGTTGGTTCTGTATCGGCTTCATTGAACTCTGCCGCGGTGTACCCTTCCTCACCGTGCTGTTCATGGCGATCGTAATGCTCCCGTTCTTCCTGCCGTTGGGAATGAAGCCGGATCCGCTTGCGCTTGCGGTGGTTGGTATCATCTTCTACGAGGCGGCTTATATGGCCGAGGTCGTCCGAGGCGGGCTGCAAGCACTACCCAAGGGTCAATACGAAGCCGCGATGGCGCTTGGCTTCGGCTACTGGCGGACCATGCTCTATATCATCCTGCCCCAGGCAGTGCGAAAGGTCATACCGGGCGTCGTGAACACGACGATATCGCTGCTGAAGAACACGACACTGGTGATGGTCGTCGGCCTATTCGACCTGCTTAACATCGTCTCTGCGGGTGTCTCCGATCCGCTCTGGGCGGGATCGCAGGCAGAAGGTTACTTCATCGTCGGATTGGTGTTCTGGCTGATGAGCTTCGGATTGTCCTGCTACAGCCGCGCCATTGAGGCAGGTTTCGCCCGCGCCGAGCGCACCTGA